One Setaria italica strain Yugu1 chromosome I, Setaria_italica_v2.0, whole genome shotgun sequence DNA window includes the following coding sequences:
- the LOC101777339 gene encoding protein G1-like3 — MDLSPNPESPGGGDGGGAGGSSSGASSSAGGGAPQTPSRYEAQKRRDWNTFGQYLRNHRPPLSLAQCSGAHVLEFLRYLDQFGKTKVHTAACPFFGHPNPPAPCPCPLRQAWGSLDALVGRLRAAFEENGGRPESNPFAARAVRLYLREVREHQARARGVSYEKKKRKKPPHPPADHAGGSGGHPPPPPPPPPAAGAAC; from the coding sequence ATGGACCTGTCCCCGAACCCCGAGAGCCCgggcggcggtgatggcggcggcgccggcggatcgAGCAGCGGGGCGTCCtcgtcggcgggcggcggcgcgccgcagACGCCGAGCCGGTACGAGGCGCAGAAGCGGCGGGACTGGAACACGTTCGGGCAGTACCTGCGGaaccaccggccgccgctgaGCCTGGCGCAGTGCAGCGGCGCGCACGTGCTGGAGTTCCTGCGCTACCTGGACCAGTTCGGCAAGACCAAGGTGCACACGGCGGCGTGCCCCTTCTTCGGGCACCCgaacccgccggcgccgtgcccCTGCCCGCTACGCCAGGCGTGGGGCAGCCTGGACGCGCTGGtgggccgcctccgcgccgccttcGAGGAGAACGGCGGCCGGCCCGAGTCCAACCCCTTCGCGGCGCGCGCCGTCCGCCTCTACCTCCGCGAGGTCCGCGAGCACCAGgcccgcgcgcgcggcgtcaGCTACGAGAAGAAGAAGCGCAAGAAgccgccgcacccgccggccgatcacgccggcggcagcggaggccacccgccgcccccgcccccgcccccgccggccgccggcgcggcgtgcTGA